Within the Nicotiana tabacum cultivar K326 chromosome 11, ASM71507v2, whole genome shotgun sequence genome, the region GTTCTCCCTATCCGGAAACTTGAACTTGGTCTACTCATAAATCCTCTTTTGGGCTGCTTCGCGGACATGACAGCTAGAGAATGTCTGAGATCTTTAATCATTTCATTAGCAATTGGAAAGCcagactctttcattgacctgaCAATGATGATAGAATCTTCTGAATCCGCCGTGTGCAAAGTCAGTTGACGAGATTTCTCCTCAACATTGTTATTGAGATTAATAAGGTTAGGCACTGCTTTTTGGGTATGCTGTTGAATGTAGATAAGCCCCGCCGCAGGCTCATTTGCAATGAACTTTATCATGTCGGCCAAGGATTCGGTTATCTCTACAAAGCCATCCACTGTGGAAAATTCATGCATTTTCTTGTAGGCCAAATGTTCATCATCACTAATGGTGTGAGAAAACAATTAGACGGGTATAAGTTGAACTTAAAATAAACAAAGCTAATTAGTTTAAACACAGCACTTTCAGGAAACATTGACACCAACGAAAGCATAACAACCGTGGTTTAGGTTACACATATaacaaccttcatcatcatccttCGGAAAAATTGAATTAAGTACATTATGTACAAACTGGTGTTATGTGTAATATTTCACCAGATTTCTCAAAATTAAATACTTCGTGATGCACACTACtttgacatcaccagaaacttaAGAAGAAGTACAGCCAGTCGGCAATTTTAGTTCAATGGTTGAAAAGATTAATTTGAATGCTGAAGCCCATTACCCCAGAGGTATTTCACAATTCAAAATATCCAGAAAACAGCATCAAATATCTAATAGGCAATAAATATAACACATTACAAGTAATATGTTCCTAGGCAGGACAAGTAAATTTCTGTGAATTTCTTTTTGAGCTGCTTTTATGGACTTCTATGACAagttaaatgataataaaaactGTATTTATTTCAGAATCATTGCCACTGCTTGCTCAACCGGCAGCTAAGGTCCACCGGATTCATTTCGAACAAATGAATATGGGAAACAATTCTAATGCCTTTATTATCATATgtaaaataaagataaaactgATTTCGTTTATTCTTATGGATATCTTTCCTTTTCTTAAGTTAACTTACTCAAAGGCTACACAGGGTAATGCTAAGGACTAAAGAACAGTTCTTGTTTGGGCAACCAAATGGATCTGCAACTGGGATGCTGATTGTTTTTCTAATCATACCTATCAGGGAAAAAAGTTTCAGAAAGTGACCCTTCATGTTGCCGTCTTGTTCCGAGCACCATTTAGAGCTCAACTACAATATCTCCAATAAAAAAGTTCTTTGACCATAGAAGAAAGAGAGTAAAGAAGTTCACTTTTGCACACTGTTTATTTGAATAATAAAAATCAATCAAGATGGCCCAAAGTGATAATATGGACTGTTTAAGAATTTAGCTAATAATGTTAccaaaaaaagggcagcccggtacaCAAAGTATCCcgcgttcacgcagggtccgagaaagggccgcaccccaaggggGTGTAATGCTTGGTAGCTAATGTTACCAAGCAACCACATAATCTGTACTCAATCCATTATCATTCGTCTCTTAAGAAAATCATCAACTTGAAATTGCAGCTTCTCATGATTCCTTATTTTGTGAACAATCTAGGAAACAAGAACTGTGCTCCATTTTACTAACCGGACTCAAAATTTGTTTCGCAAGGTAGGAAAACGTCAATTGGTCACACATGATTttcttaagaaaaataaaagatagaattgTGCCTTTTTCATTGAACATCTTACTCGAACATTGGTCATTTCCACTGATAGCCAATTTGAAGTTGATAGACAGTGTCACATGCCGGAAACCAAATACAGAGGTTTCCGGTTGTGGTGGGTGGGTAAGTATAGAGGCGGAGCTAGCCTGTAGTGTACgagttcggccgaacccagtcaTTTTTGCTTAAACATTGTATTTATACtaggaaatttattaaatatgtataaatatttaattatgaaCCCAGTAACTAAGACGAGCTCTGGGTTCTGTAGCAAATTCAGAACCTATAAATTTCCTGGCTTCGCCTCTGGGTAAGTACCCCCAAAGATTCGAGCCCTAAGAGTGAAATTGCCTTTCGTAGGGAGTCCTTTACCTCCAAAATGCACTTCACAATGCGAATCCAAATTAGTCGGCCCCAAAGTGCACCTCCTAATACAATGCCACTAAATTTTTTCTTTAAAGTTCCTATTATGTGTGCATAATCATTTCTATAATACATGTTAAGTTAGCAAAAATTACTATAAATTGGAAATGAATGAGCAAAAACAAAATTATATGCGAAGTCAATAAACCTCAAATTCCCCAAAATCAAATATTCAACACAGTTCAGTCAATAAATGTATAACCAGCCAAGATTCAAGAACCCAGTTCTCAAAATCAAATCTCTAGCTAATTTTGTCTATAAAATATATGCTATTAAAAAAGACAACACAATTAAaggtttccttttttttttttccccttACATTTGCATAGAGGTAGTACAGTATTATGAAAAAAGATGCCATATTTGACTTACAGATCAAACTAGAAAAGAGAAATATCAACATTTGTCTTCAGATTGTGAGCTGAATTGAAGCTTTCTCCTGCGAGTCCTGCTTGTTTCTGTATTTCCccattatttgttttttattttattttccttttcaggtTTATAGAGATTCAGTATTTTGTCTATACCTTCAGGCAAGTGATAACCTTAACAAACACTATTAAAGCCAAATTACCTTTTTGGGCGTGGTTTGATTGTCCAAAGCTCATAAAAATTGATTTCTATTTATATTCaatactttgaaaaaaaaaataaaaactggTACTACTCTCTTCATTTCAATTTGGATGACATAACTTTTTTTAGTCGTTACAAAAGTAATGGtatatttactttttattttattaattttatttgtaaTGAAAAactttataaccacacaaataataTGACCCCATAaagttttttataatttaaacttTTATgactacaagtttcaaaagtacttgttttttttttaaatttcgtatTTAGTCAAACTATATCACAATAGTCCCCTGAATATACTCCTAAACTGTTTTGGTCCTTTAAATTTGTCAAAAGTGAGTACTTTGATCCCCCCTAAATTTTTAACAAACTCTAGCCTTAGATTTAATAGAAACTATGAGGGAAAAAAATTTAAccataaaaatcagaaaaatcccGTTAATTTTGAGAAACTGCAACACGAAAAACTAACATAAGAAATTCGCAACAATAGCAAAAatacatcttaaaaaataaactaaacagcagaaatagattaaaaaaaaaagaacaacagAAACTCCAACACGAAAAACTAACCTAAGAAATtcacaaaaatagcaaaaatacaccttaaaaaataaactaaacaaCAGAAATAGATTAAAAAAACAAGAATAACAGAAACTACAAAAATTTACACCTCTAAATTTGAATTTTTGTTAATCTTACTTTTTCCATAATTATCGCTAGATCTaacaaaaaagtttttttttttaaaaaatatatgaagAAGATCAAAAGTactcactttttttttttggccaaTTTAATAGACCATAACTGGTCCAGGAGTATATTTAAGGACTACTTCAAACATACTCTAAAATATAAGGGACCACTTTTATTATTTTCTCATCAAtacttcctaaaaataatttgtcagttatgaaatataactcaaagtagcaatatggaacaaggaaataaaagcaatttagtaaaacatgaacaagaaatggagatagagagaagaaacagatttttttctttaattgtgtgtattttcctatctattacaaggctttTATATAGGtatgaaaagtaaagaaaatatgtcattgaatatagaaaatatgtcattgaatatgtcattaagcatttgacatgaagatcatggaggaagagtagacatccaccataatatgatatttatcataacactcccccttggatgtccataaataatgtgcctcattaaaactttattaggaaaaaaccctatgggaaaaaaaatcctaatgaaggaaaaagagtacacatatttagaaatacgccttttggttgcctcgttaaaaaccttgcaaggaaaacccggtgggacaaaaccttgtaagggaaaaagagtacaccgcGTATTAACTCTCCTTGATGAGAGCATCAGTTCACATCCTTCAGCCTTCGCATCACAATCTTGTACaccagtttcttgaaggttgacgtcagtagagatttggtgaacaaatcaaacatattatcacttgaacgaatctgttgcacattgatatcaccattcttttgaagattatgtgtgaaaaataactttggtaaaaTGTGTTTTGtcttatctccttttatgaatcctcccttcaatttaGGCTATGCATGCTatattgtcttcatacaaaattatgggtagtttgtcacacttcaaaccacatttgtctcggataagatatattatagacctcaaccaaatacattctcgacttgcttcatgaatagaaattatctcagcatgattagaagaagtagccacgattgattgcttagtcgatcgccaagatatggcagtgcctccacatgtaaacacatagcatgtttgagatcaagccttgtgtgtgtcagataaatactctacatcggcataaccaacaagattgggattgcaatcattgccataaaataagcccacattGGTAGTCCTTTTTAGATAacacaatatgtgtttgatttcactccaatgtctccttgtaggagcaaaGCTATATCTtattaagacattaactgaaaatgTTATGTCACGCCTtttagtgttagcaagatacattagtgcatcaattgcactaagatatagtacttcaggaccaacaagttcttcattattttcatgaggtcggaatggatctttatttatatcgagtgatttcacaaccatcggggtactaaatggatgtgctttatccatataaaatcgctttaaaatctttttagtgtatgctgattgattgataaaaatttcatctttcatatactcaatttgtagaccaagacaaaattttgtctttccaagatctttcatttcaaattctttctttaaacagtttACTGCTTTAGGAAGTTGCCTGGGAGttgtaatgatatttgaatcaacATACACaaagattataacaaattcaaatccagatctttttataaagatacaaggacaaattgaatcattcttgtaccttTCTTTCAATAAGTACTCACACAggtgattataccacatgcgccttgattgtttcaatccgtataaggatttttgaagctttatttaatagatTTCTTGGAAAcattaatatgcttcagaacaattttaatccttcaatgatttccattatacgcataacaagttttcatgtattgccagattaaaacttgaaataattatatccaccataagagaacatgtctcaatataatcaatgtaaggatatttactaattttcttgtgttacaagtcgtctttatgtctatcgacatGAATTTtttgcacaagaacacatttatacctccattggctttatactttcaggtgttgggactatccgcccaacttcatattttttcaagtgaagtcaattttCATTACGTATTTtgcatttggccaatcatttatctgtccaaatttcatgacagatttgagctcaagatcctcgtcaatattaataatattgagcgctacattatgttaacaatatcgtcgacgatcattttatatcggttcaattattacacaataaagacataacttattgagatctctttatctcattattttcaggtattTGAGCCTCTCACATGAGGTCTtacgaagtgttatgtcgtggtgctcttctaaaacacttgcctccttattatgaccattttgcccttctccttcttcaaggagttttatctttggaaccaattggtctgttacgcttcatgcatgccatagactctgtccctcatggactttattctatttggagcattaacaactgaaatatgacatttagctttggatcagcaaatgcgtctggcaatagtttataaattaattatcacttgaacttcaagttcatattttcttgtacgaggatctatatgtattcataataattcatttcacgtatcactttctcagctatccattttctccccctaatgttgggatcaccaacacatttcccaaccttctttgggaacccatctttgtgcattgtggtggcatagttaaatcatatagcacattcatatttctatatagaaattatttggttcctgaccctgaaccggttgtgatagggagaaatattcataacttggctagatgcgtacaagtgctggtgtatattaaataatacaactcataccaaatttcatttttgggagttttattctcataaccaatgatttagctataattggaggcatacaatttccgctaaaccaacttggatttaaaccagtattatcaagataaatcatcataatttatattctggaattgtgctctataatttgagcaagcaattttgtaaaaaccaaactgcaagttgataacaaatgcacatgtgaccataaaatagatgcatctattaaaattatataatagtaaacggtccacatggcaggtgactggccccatatatatcaccttttattcctttcagaaatcaagggattcaatcccaacctttaattggtatatcatgagaataaacagcacaagagaattcttgaagaatcttctattcttcaatatatgccaatgtaattcttaattaatttttcgcatcataattgaactgagatggtcaaccggtcatgccaattaatatttgttttagtaaacctctagtttacttgtggcatatgattccagcatcatgcttatatttatgtagtacaaatagaaagaagatcgggtaacctttcatatttacccggtatgattatagaaatatggaagtattcaatattcctttcatttatagtctcaatatgccaatcactttgacttatatatttgaaactcaaaaagtttcttttgagactttacaatatcaatgtcatgaataagtttattcatccaggtagtaacaaattagtttttccggagttcttaacaacttttgtacaacaagatcttttatcataccattcatatggtaaatgtctccttcacggataaaattatatcataataaattgtcatggtcaaaatcatcataagcaaaattatttcttgctttaactttgcctttaataacttttataaggcatgtcaaaataatatttggcgtaccacatgtacgcgaccaatgacatattcatgtaaccacacaataatatttattctctttattttactcaaacctcccttagaggtgagttgtgtggtattcatataatcatgaattgcatgtctttattcattgcttttatcacatattgccacattcaactttaggaatgactttgcattctcaatgcttatcacaagtcacattctcttcaaggaatggatcataattagcgacgtgctttattattttcataccaatttgatggtaagcattgccttcacattttgaaggactattttgagaacccttattgttctccttttataatcatagtgatgattattattattttgatatttggaacacctacgttcattgttcaaccacttgtcttcattgaaacttattatgcactgctatcacattcacttcaagaatggagcaaattaagt harbors:
- the LOC107780426 gene encoding uncharacterized protein LOC107780426 codes for the protein MHEFSTVDGFVEITESLADMIKFIANEPAAGLIYIQQHTQKAVPNLINLNNNVEEKSRQLTLHTADSEDSIIIVRSMKESGFPIANEMIKDLRHSLAVMSAKQPKRGFMSRPSSSFRIGRTISWNPATWDHNTGTEQDGERNAGYISNVFRSAKEKASSFKWPQLESIESGSKAAKNEASLSDKDEQPVACSNDALSKPDASSCSRGQR